Below is a window of Mycobacterium dioxanotrophicus DNA.
ACCACCGCGTTGTAGCCGTAGAGGTCGTGGATGTCCTTGCGGAGCCGGCGCGCGATGATGCCGAGATCCACCTCGGCTTCGACCACGACGCGTCCCGCGACGATGTGCAATCCGCCGGCGAACCGCAACAGCGACGCGACCTCGGCGCGACGAGCACTCACCGAATTGACCACCAGCCGGCTCAGCTCGTCCTTGACCTCGGCTGTCATCGCCACGGATCGTCCCCTCTCGATCTGTTTGGTGCCGGTTCCTGCCGCACGACATCAACCGACCTGGCGGTGGGCGTAGGAACCGTGGGTTCCTGCACGATGCCGCCGTCGGGTGTCTTGGCGCGCAGGCCGACTCCTTCCAGGGCCGCGGCCAACCTCGCCGGGTCATGTAAAGGTGTACCAGGTCGGCACACGTCAGCAAACTCAACGCGGGCGTTGAGGATCTTGGCCGTGCGGCTGAGCTGCTCGCGTTCGCGCTGGCTCGGCACGCTGCCGGCGTCCACGATGATGTCATGCACCGTGAACTCCGGCGCATGCTGGGCCAGCACATGGATGTGCCGTTCCACCGAGAAGCCCGCAGTCTCGCCGGGCTCGGCCACCAGATTCAGCACCAACGCCCGTCGGGCCGTCGTCGCCTGCAGCGCAGCCGCCAACTGGGGCACCAGCACATGCGGGATGACGCTGGTGAACCACGAGCCGGGGCCGAGCACCACCAGGTCGGCGGCCATGATCGCGTCGATGGCCTGTCGCGTGGCGGGAGGGTCACCCGGCAGCAACCGGACTCGGCG
It encodes the following:
- the yvcK gene encoding uridine diphosphate-N-acetylglucosamine-binding protein YvcK, producing the protein MRPGREEGNSPIRIVALGGGHGLYATLSAARRLTPHVTAVVTVADDGGSSGRLRSELDVVPPGDLRMALAALASDSPHGRLWATIIQHRFGGSGALAGHPIGNLILAGLNEVLADPVAALDELGRILGVKGRVLPMCPIALQIEADVAGLESDPRMSRVIRGQVAIATTVGQVRRVRLLPGDPPATRQAIDAIMAADLVVLGPGSWFTSVIPHVLVPQLAAALQATTARRALVLNLVAEPGETAGFSVERHIHVLAQHAPEFTVHDIIVDAGSVPSQREREQLSRTAKILNARVEFADVCRPGTPLHDPARLAAALEGVGLRAKTPDGGIVQEPTVPTPTARSVDVVRQEPAPNRSRGDDPWR